Within the Candidatus Hydrogenedentota bacterium genome, the region CTTCTGACGGTATCAGCCTTGGCCGATGCGCCTCTTCAAGAAGAATCTACTGTTCTTTTTGAGGGAGTGCGCTATATCCACCAAGTTCGGATGACCCCCGTCCGGCAAGTGATCCATCTTATAGAAATCAATTTGGAGGCTGCTCAGCTGCGGTTCATGACCACCCCGGCTAATGGACCGGAAGCACCGGGCGAAACATGGTGTGAAACTACCTATGAATTCGTGCGCAAAATGAAAGCTCAAATTGGGATCAATGCCAACTATTTTTATAATGACCGGGAAAAATATGCGGAACTGTTAGGGCTTGCCGCTTCGAATGGCGATATTGTATCTCGTTGGGATGAAGGGGGTTCCAAATATGCTCTTAACATCAGTAAGGAAAATGAAGTCACTTTTTTGGAGCGCCCCGAAAACGCAGTTGGCACGACACAAACCATTCCGGAAGTGGATCTTTACAATACGGTGAGCGGGAAAGTGATGCTTTTGAAGGATGGCAAGATTTTGGTGGAGGAAGGGGGATCCAGGCATCCGAGAACGGCTATCGGAAAGAGTCGCGACAATAAACTCTTTCTGTTCGTTGTTGATGGCAGACAGCCCCGATACAGCGCCGGAATGAATTGCTTTGAAGTGGCGCGCTTTTTTATCGAACGAG harbors:
- a CDS encoding phosphodiester glycosidase family protein — encoded protein: LLTVSALADAPLQEESTVLFEGVRYIHQVRMTPVRQVIHLIEINLEAAQLRFMTTPANGPEAPGETWCETTYEFVRKMKAQIGINANYFYNDREKYAELLGLAASNGDIVSRWDEGGSKYALNISKENEVTFLERPENAVGTTQTIPEVDLYNTVSGKVMLLKDGKILVEEGGSRHPRTAIGKSRDNKLFLFVVDGRQPRYSAGMNCFEVARFFIERGVSDALALDGGGSSTLVIANPDAKVMNVPMPIEMPSGVVLTRPGLERKNGNNLVLFAAPLSDTTASDVVTDTSIP